In Muribaculum gordoncarteri, the genomic window CATTAGAGATAATAACAACACCAAGCAGGTAAAAATCATGCGTCACGACAACCTGACCCATCAAATGGAATATGTGGCAAACGGACATTTTGACATCACCCAAAGCTCTACCAACATATTCACGCTCGACATGGCTCTCCATTCAAAACGCGAAGAAGAGTTGGAAGCATTCAACTACACCATAGGCGGCGACTGGGAATGTCTTAGACTGTTTGAATCATACTTTGGGTATGACTGGGACACAAGCATCGCATCCAAATCGCAGCCTGTAAAACAACTCGAAATGATCCTGACCGACACATTCAACGACTGCAAAATAACCTCCACACTCCAACCCTTCAATCCCAACAAATAAACCCGCCTGTGGCGCAAATCCCCCGCCTGTAGGGACGCGATATATCGCGTCCGCATCAACGATGGGTAATATTTATGTCCGCATCGAAAAAGGACAATATTTTGCGTCCGTATCAATAATGGTAATGTTTATTTGCGGACGCGATGTATCGCGTCCCTACTTCTTTCATCAACAACAAATTCAATAATTATCAGCGCCTTAACAATTATTAACTACAAATTGCCGTTATAACTATAAGCTGTAGGTTATATTTGCAATATCAAACTTTTTGCAATATGGATGCCAAATACAGGGGAGATGGCTTATTCGCACAAGCATCGCCGCTTGGCTTTTGCCTACCGGCTGCATCCGGCAATCGAGATATTTCGATTGGATGGTTCCGTATTCACAAACGTCGAAGTTGCCAAGCCAACATTCGACCCCGCTACACTTGATGAAGCCGACTTCGAGGATATGAATCCATTACACTTCGTTGACATTACCACGACCGATGATTACATCTATGCCCTATATTGGGGACATATCTATCGCCAACACCAAGCACAAGTTGCAAAATCGACAATTTACAAAATCGATTGGGACGGCAATATTATCGCCCTATACCAGGTAAACTCAGCGCTGAAAAGCATTGCAGCTTACAATGACAACATTTTGATTGGATGGACCGGCAACAATTTCATCAAAATCCCCGCCGGTAGGGACGCGATATATCGCGTCCGCATCGAAAAAGGGTAATGTTTTGCGGATACATAACCCGCAAGCAATATTTTGCGTCCGTATCGACAATGGTAATGTTTATTTGCGGGCGCGATGTATCGCGTCACGGCGTTTGCGATGCCGGAGTAGCTTGTCGAGCGTGCTGCGCCCGGGTTGTGTCGGAACATTCGATGACGGGACATTCGATGTCGGGACATTCGATGTCGGAGCATTCGATGACGGAAAGGGATGCTGCTCGCATGCGGAATCAACAGGCTGCGATGTCGACTGCGTAACCTTCGGCGCTTCAATCTTTGACGGCGATGCCTTCGTCGCGGATTTTGTGCTGCGTGATGGAGCTGCCTTGCGTTCACGGGCGAGGCGGCGCAATTCACGTGCGCGATAACGGCGGCGGATTGTGGGCATAATAAGCATAAATATTGCGCGTGGCACTCCCTCCGAAACCTCAATTACTGTCAAATCACGCTGATAGGCCTCTATTGCAGCGCATATCTCGTCACGATAGTGCTTTGGCAAGCGATCGACTGCATCCTTCCACTCCTGATCAAACTTTAATCCCTTACCTCTGCGGCCTTGTGTTTTCGTTGTATTTTCCATAATCTTGTTTTTTTGGCAAATATAATACTCCGAAATCCCGAATTTCACCCCATAATGTCGCGAAGCGCCAATTTTTTGTATCTTTGAATACTTCTTAGATACTTACGCTCGGCAATGCTCAAATTATTCGTATCTTTGACTGTAGTCTTAGATACTCTCGCTCGGCAATGCTCAAATAATTTTGGCATTGCACTCGACTTATTCGTATCTTTGCAAAAATCCAATACACAAAACCAATCGTTATGCTTAAATCACTTTCAATTTTTATTGTAGCACTGTTTATGGCTATGGCTGTCAGCAGCGCAACTCCTCGTCGTCAGCTAATCGACGACAATTGGCAATTCAAACTGCTGTCACCCGACTCAACCGCCGGCAATGCCGATGCCTGGACTAATGTCGACCTGCCTCACGACTGGAGCATCACACGCGACTTCAAAGCCGATTACCCATCGGGCAACGATGGCGGTTACGTTATCACAGGCCGCGGCCTATATCGCAAAAACCTCAACATTCCCGCAGCCGATGCCGGCAAGCGTCACTACCTCTATCTTGAAGGCGCCTATATGGATGCCAAAGTAACGGTCAACGGCGACAGCGTGGGCCGACGCCCCTACGGTTACTCATCGGTAATATATGAAATAACGCCGCAACTTCACCCCGGCGACAATCTCATCGAGGTCGATGTCGACAACTCCCGCCAGAAAAACTGCCGCTGGTTCTCAGGCTCGGGAATCTACCGTCACGTGTGGCTGTTCACCACCCCCGAAGTCAACATAAAGCCCTGGAGCCTGTATGTCACCACTCCAAAGGTATCGGCAGCTTCGGCCAATGCCAATGTCACATTTGACATCGACAACGCATCCGACAAAGCCTGCACAATCACTCCTTCAATCACCATAACCGACTCCGAAGGCAAGGTCGTGGCAACCCGCACGGGAAAACCCGTAACCGCATCGGCCCGTCAAGTAACGCCATGCACAATGGAGCTCACAATCGACAATCCGGCACTATGGTCGCCCGACACCCCTGCGCTCTACAACCTCACGGTGTCACTTGCCGCCGACGGCAATGTAATCGACTCGGTTGACGAGCACTTCGGAGTCCGTACATTTGAATATTCGGCCGATAAAGGCTTAACCCTCAACGGCAAGCCTATAGTGCTCAACGGCGGATGCGCCCATCATGACAACGGAGTGCTCGGAGCAAACAGCTACGATGCCGCCGAAGCCCGCAAGGTGTCGCTTATGAAGCAGGCCGGATTCAATGCAGTGCGCACAAGCCACAACCCGCCCTCGCCGGCATTCCTTGACGAGTGCGACCGACAGGGATTGATCGTAATTGACGAATCGTTTGACGGATGGCGCGACAGCAAGACACCCTACGACTATTCGCGCGACATAGACCAATGGTGGGACAAGGACATTGAATCGATGGTGCTGCGCGACCGCAATCATCCCTCGATATTCTGCTGGAGCATAGGCAATGAGGTCATCGAGCGCAAGCGCATCGAGGTTGTCACCACCGCCCATAAGCTTGCTTCGCTGTGTCGCAAGCTCGATCCCACCCGCCCCGTCACCTCGGCTCTCGCAGCATGGGATTCCGACTGGGAAATCTACGACCCGCTTGCTGCCGAGCATGACATTGTAGGCTACAACTACATGATTCACAAAGCCGAGAGCGACCATCAGCGCGTTCCCGAGCGCGTTATGTGGCAAACCGAAAGCTATCCGCGTGACGCGTTTGCCAATTGGTGCAAAGTCAACGACAACCCCTACATCATAGGCGACTTCGTGTGGACCGCCATAGACTACCTCGGAGAGTCGGGCATAGGCCGATTCTACTACAAGGGAGAAAGCGAAGGCGAGCACTACCACCGCAACCAATGGCCTTGGCACGGAGCCTATTGCGGCGACATTGACCTCACCGGATGGCGCAAACCCATATCGCACTACCGCGAAATGCTCTACAATCCCGACAAGAAGCTCTACATGGCCGTGCGCGAGCCCGACGGCTACTATGGCGAAATCAAGGAAACACAGTGGAGCGCCTATCCCACATGGGAGTCATGGAACTGGCCCGGACACGAAGGCAAGCAGATCGATGTGGAAATCGTGTCACACTATCCCCGCGTGCGACTTTATCTCGACGACAAGCTTATAGGCGAGCGCAATGTGTCACGCGACACCGGTTTCAAGGCCGTATTCCACATCCCCTACACTCCCGGCAAGCTGCGTGCAACAGGCATCGATACCAACGGCAACGAGGTTGAAGAGGTGACTCTCGCCACAGCCGGAAAGCCAGCCGCAATACGCCTCACTCCCGACCGCACCAATCTGTCGGCCGACAACCAGGATCTCGCCTACATCGTTATTGAAGTCGTCGACAAGGACGGCAACGTAGTTCCCATTGCCGACAACATGATCGAGGTGAGCGTGACAGGCAACGGATCACTCATAGCCACCGGAAGCGCCGACCTGAAGGATGCGTCAAGCTACAAGTCGCCCAAGCGCAAGGCATGGAAAGGCCGCGCCATTGCCGTAGCCAAGTCATCGCACAACAAAGGCACAATAAAAGTGAAAGCAACATCGCCCGGATTGAAGTCACACACCGTCACTCTAAAATCGGTCAAATAACTCGCCGGTCGGTCACACAACAATCGCCCCCGATGACAGCAACTGTCACCGGGGGCGATTACATTTTCTATAACTAACAAATACTCCGTTTATAGCAGATCAATTCCGGCAGCCTTGCATTTGGCAATCTGATCTTCGGGCCAAATCGAAGCCTGAACCTCGCCGATGTGGGCCTTCTGCAACAGGAACATGCACAGACGGCTCTGTCCGATACCGCCGCCTATCGACAATGGCAACTCGCCGGCAAGCAACGCCTTATGAAAGTTGAGCGACGCACGCTCGGTGCATCCGCGCTGCTCAAGCTGACGCATAAGCGACTCCGGGTTGACCCTGATGCCCATCGATGAAAGCTCAAATGGAGCATCGAGCACGGTGTTCCAGAAAATAAGGTCACCGTTAAGACCCGAATAACCGTCCTCGTTCTCGGTTATCCAATCATCATAGTCAGGGGCACGGCCGTCATGAGGCTCACCGTTGCTGAGCGGATTTCCTATACCAATAATGAATATGGCGCCATACTTCTTTGCGGCCTTGGCCTCTCGTTCACGAGGTGACAGATCAGGGTACTCCTTCAGCAGCTCCTCGGAGTGAATGAATGTCACCTTCTCGGGCAGCACTGGCGTTATGTGAGGAAATTGCTTGTAAATTCTGCGCTCTATTTCACGCACTACATTGTAAATCTTCTCTACCGTGGCCTTCAGATAGTCGAGATTGCGGTCGGCTGCGGTAATCGTCTTCTCCCAGTCCCACTGGTCAACATAAAGTGAATGCAGGTTGTCAAGCTCCTCAAATGTACGTATTGCGTTCATATCGGTATATAATCCGTAACCGGGAGCAATGTCATAGGCTCCAAGCTTGGCCCTCTTCCACTTGGCAAGCGAGTGCACCACCTCGGCGCGCTTGTTGTCCATCGCCTCGATATTGAACGACACGGCCTTTTCCACACCGTTAAGGTCGTCGTTAAGACCGGTTCCGGCCAACACAAACAACGGAGCGGTTACGCGGCGCAGGTTTAAAGCCGCTGCAAGTTCGGTTTGAAACCCCTCCTTTATTGTCTTGATTGCAATCTCGGTGGTTTCAGGAAGCAACTTCTGCTTGTACTTCTGAGGAATGATAAGTGACATAATACAAAAATCAAAATGTTATAAATTTTATGCAAAGTAAAACAAATATTTCCAATATCACAAATTTTATTGGCATTTTGTTCAAAAATATTTAAATAATCTTTTCAATTTGCTCAATTATTCATTAATTTTTCCGCCATTTTGAAAGGAACTTTACACCCTTTATTTGTTATAATGATGCGATGAATCAATTGAATCACCGTTTACGTTTCAACTAAAAAGTGTATGGCGCGTGTGCTTAAAATACTGATTGCAAGTCTTATCCTGTTCATGACCCATGTGGGAGCATGGGCTCAAATGCCTATAAAATTGCAGGTAGCACCACAGGTCGATCCCGACAGCGTCGACCTCGCCTACTACGGCAAGAAGCATTTCTGGCGCGCCGCAGGCACCGTTGCCGGATTCAACATCGGACTTTGGGCATTTGACCGCTACGTGCAGAACGGTGACTTCGCACGCATATCGCTACACTCCATCAAGGAGAACTTCAAGCACGGCTTCAAGTGGGACAACGACAAGCTGGGCACCAACATGTTTCTGCACCCCTATAACGGCAACCTCTTCTACAATGCCGCACGCTCCAACGGTTACAACTACTGGCAGTCGGGGCTATTTGCAATCGGAGGAAGCGCGATGTGGGAAATGTTTATGGAATGTGAATATCCGTCGACCAACGACATCATAGCGACCCCCATAGGCGGCATGGCGATAGGCGAAGTGTGCTACCGCGCATCCGATGCCGTGCTCGACGACCGCACGACAGGCGGCGAGCGAGTGCGCCGTGAGGTTGCGGCATTCCTGATATCGCCCATGCGCGGACTCACACGCATAATCAACGGTGACGCATGGCGCAAACGCTCCACCACAGGACGCCAGTTTGGAACACCGAGCGTGGCAATGGAATTTTCGGCAGGTATACGCGGACTGGAATTTGAGAACGAGGTCTACGATTCAAGCCTCGGATTCTCGATGCAGTTCAACCTTGAATACGGCGACCGCTTTGAAGTGAAAAGCTCACGTCCCTACGACTATTTTCGCGTGCGCGCCGACATTAACATCGTAAACTCGCAGCCGCTGCTCGGACAGCTCGACATAACCGGACGACTAATAGCCCGCGAACTGCTCGAGAAAGAGCGCAGCCACATGAGCATAGGACTGTACCAGCACTTCGACTACTACGACTCCGACACGATATCGGAAGTTTCGGCAAAGTGCCCCTACAAACTTGGTATTCCGGCAAGCCTCGGGTGCGGAATAATGTTTCGCGACATCGAGCGCAACCGATGGGTATTGGACGCCTATCTGCACTCCAATGCCGTAATACTTGGCTCGGTGTTATCGGATTATTACCAGGTCGACGAACGCAACTACAACCTTGCAAGCGGATTCTCCATAAAGGGAGGAGCCAACATGGTGTTCAACCGCGACAAGTTCTCGGCTTCACTCTCCCACGCCTATTACCGATTGTTCACGTGGAAAGGCTACCACCAATACTCCGACCTCGACAACATCAGCTACAAGGTGCTCGACGCCCAGGGCGACCACTCTGTAGCATCGTTCATCGTCACCGAGGCCCGATGCGATCTCAAGCTATGGCGCAAGCTCTATCTCACACTGTCGTTTACCCACTACATGAGGTCGACCCACTACCGCGACTTCGGCCACATAAAGTCGTCGTCAATGGCCACCCGCCTAATGCTGACCTACAAGCTATAACCGTCCACGGCGTTAACAAATATCGGGGAACGGTGGCTAAGAGCCGGTTCTTATGCAATTTTCGATTGTTGCATAAACAAATTTTTAACTATATTCGCTATCTTTGCATATCAATATGTGTAAAGAATGAAAAGAATGACAATATTGTCGGCAATGGCAGCCACCGTTGTCGGCATGACCGCACAAGTCAATGCGCCCGAAATCGACGGTTATCTGTCGCGCGGCACATTGATGTATCGTGACCAAAACTATCAAGGGGCAATAGACCAGCTCACACAGCTGAAGCGCATGTCGCCCGACTCGCATCAAGCCGAGGAGGCCGACTTCTACATCGCCCTATCACGCCTCTATCGCGGAGAATTGAGTGAAGCCCGACAGCTTCTCGAAGCATTTATCGGCGACTACCCGTCGTCGAGCCACATGCTCACCGCGCTCATGTCGATTGCCGACTGCGACTTCTACGAAAGCGAATACGAGCAGGCTCTTGCACGTTACAATGAAATCCCCGAATCGGCCCTCGATCTCGCCGCCGCCGAGGATTACCGCTACCGCAAAGCCTACAGTCTCATGAAGCTCGACGAATGGGATGCCGCAATGAACCAATTCGCCTCACTGCGCTCGACCAAGCGTTATTCCAACGCCGCACGCTTCTACCAAGGCTACATATACTACGCCCAGGGCGACTACGACAAAGCCAAGGAGCTCCTGTCGAGTGTAAACACCTCAACCGCGCCCGGCAACCGCGCCGACTACTACCTCACCCAGATAGCCTTCACCGAGGGCGACTACGACAAAGCCCTATCGATGGCACGCAAGGCGATGAACACCGTCGCCGAGTTCACCCCCGAGATGCAGCGCATTGCCGGTGAATCGCTCTACAACCTCGGCGATGAGGCCGAAGCCGTGACATATCTTGAAAAATATGTGGCAGCCACCAATGATCCCAAGCCATCGGCACTCTACATTCTCGGAGTGAGCCAATACAAGAGCGGCGACCTCGACGAGGCAGTGTCGACACTCGGCCCCGTCACCGCATGTGACGACGCTATGGGACAGTCGGCTTATCTCTACATAGGACAGGCCTACCTCAAGCAGGGCAATGTCAACTCGGCGCTTCTCGCCCTTGAGAAAGCCTACCGCATGGACTACGACAAGAAGGTGCAGGAAACGGCATTCTACAACTACGCCGTAGCCAAGATGGAAGGCGGACGCACACCATTCGGCAGCTCCGTGACAATGTTTGAGGACTTCCTGCGCCGCTACCCCGACTCGCGTTATGCACCCTCAGTGCAGGAATACCTTGTAACCGGATACATGACCGACAACAACTATGAGAAAGCGCTTGCATCGATCGAGCGCATCAAGCGTCCGTCGTCGGCCATACTTACCGCCAAGCAGCGCGTACTCTACATCCTCGGCTCACGCGACCTCGCCGCCGGCAATGTGTCACAGGCGTTGAAACGCTTCCAGGGAGCTAAGGCGCTCTCAAGCCAGAACAAGGCCATGGCCACCGAGTGTGACCTCTGGATAGGCGACTGCTACTACCGCCAAGGCAAATACACAGAGGCATCAAAGGCCTACTCCGACTATCTCCGATACTCAGGCGCCAACTCAAGCAACCGAATGCTCGCCACCTACGACCTCGGCTACAGCCGATTTGGCGAAAAGCGTTACTCCGAGGCCCGACAGAACTTCGAGAAAGTCGTAAAACAACCCGGCAACCTCGGTCAGGACATCGTGGCCGACTCATATAACCGAATCGGCGACTGC contains:
- a CDS encoding BF3164 family lipoprotein codes for the protein MAYSHKHRRLAFAYRLHPAIEIFRLDGSVFTNVEVAKPTFDPATLDEADFEDMNPLHFVDITTTDDYIYALYWGHIYRQHQAQVAKSTIYKIDWDGNIIALYQVNSALKSIAAYNDNILIGWTGNNFIKIPAGRDAIYRVRIEKG
- the asnA gene encoding aspartate--ammonia ligase produces the protein MSLIIPQKYKQKLLPETTEIAIKTIKEGFQTELAAALNLRRVTAPLFVLAGTGLNDDLNGVEKAVSFNIEAMDNKRAEVVHSLAKWKRAKLGAYDIAPGYGLYTDMNAIRTFEELDNLHSLYVDQWDWEKTITAADRNLDYLKATVEKIYNVVREIERRIYKQFPHITPVLPEKVTFIHSEELLKEYPDLSPREREAKAAKKYGAIFIIGIGNPLSNGEPHDGRAPDYDDWITENEDGYSGLNGDLIFWNTVLDAPFELSSMGIRVNPESLMRQLEQRGCTERASLNFHKALLAGELPLSIGGGIGQSRLCMFLLQKAHIGEVQASIWPEDQIAKCKAAGIDLL
- a CDS encoding DUF3943 domain-containing protein, whose amino-acid sequence is MARVLKILIASLILFMTHVGAWAQMPIKLQVAPQVDPDSVDLAYYGKKHFWRAAGTVAGFNIGLWAFDRYVQNGDFARISLHSIKENFKHGFKWDNDKLGTNMFLHPYNGNLFYNAARSNGYNYWQSGLFAIGGSAMWEMFMECEYPSTNDIIATPIGGMAIGEVCYRASDAVLDDRTTGGERVRREVAAFLISPMRGLTRIINGDAWRKRSTTGRQFGTPSVAMEFSAGIRGLEFENEVYDSSLGFSMQFNLEYGDRFEVKSSRPYDYFRVRADINIVNSQPLLGQLDITGRLIARELLEKERSHMSIGLYQHFDYYDSDTISEVSAKCPYKLGIPASLGCGIMFRDIERNRWVLDAYLHSNAVILGSVLSDYYQVDERNYNLASGFSIKGGANMVFNRDKFSASLSHAYYRLFTWKGYHQYSDLDNISYKVLDAQGDHSVASFIVTEARCDLKLWRKLYLTLSFTHYMRSTHYRDFGHIKSSSMATRLMLTYKL
- a CDS encoding tetratricopeptide repeat protein — encoded protein: MKRMTILSAMAATVVGMTAQVNAPEIDGYLSRGTLMYRDQNYQGAIDQLTQLKRMSPDSHQAEEADFYIALSRLYRGELSEARQLLEAFIGDYPSSSHMLTALMSIADCDFYESEYEQALARYNEIPESALDLAAAEDYRYRKAYSLMKLDEWDAAMNQFASLRSTKRYSNAARFYQGYIYYAQGDYDKAKELLSSVNTSTAPGNRADYYLTQIAFTEGDYDKALSMARKAMNTVAEFTPEMQRIAGESLYNLGDEAEAVTYLEKYVAATNDPKPSALYILGVSQYKSGDLDEAVSTLGPVTACDDAMGQSAYLYIGQAYLKQGNVNSALLALEKAYRMDYDKKVQETAFYNYAVAKMEGGRTPFGSSVTMFEDFLRRYPDSRYAPSVQEYLVTGYMTDNNYEKALASIERIKRPSSAILTAKQRVLYILGSRDLAAGNVSQALKRFQGAKALSSQNKAMATECDLWIGDCYYRQGKYTEASKAYSDYLRYSGANSSNRMLATYDLGYSRFGEKRYSEARQNFEKVVKQPGNLGQDIVADSYNRIGDCHYYASAFSEAAANYDKAYSLNPEAGDYALFQKAMMRGLARDYKGKLEIIDDMMSRYPTSGLMPSALLEKAESYVALNRADDAVKVYRDLVKRYPTTSQGRNGYLQLAITLMSQGNRRQAIDTYKEVISSYPTSEEARVASDDLKRIYADDGNLDDYAKFIASVPNAPKLEAAEMDELTFRAAEKAYLNDNAATSKLRDYVSRYPGGQYEPQALSYLATAAVNAGNEADALQYATMITERYPDSEAAEDALAIKGEAEYAAGNGEQALATFRKLESRASASRNIHAARLGIMRVSRDLGKYDDVVDMADRMLASTAIPSTQKNEVRYSRAYALAQLGKGDEAVKEWQQLAEDMDDLYGAKSAYYLAQYHFDNGAEKKARTEVERLVDSNTPHQYWLARGFILLSDIYRKQGNQFEADEYLKSLKENYPGEESDIFMMIDQRLK
- a CDS encoding glycoside hydrolase family 2 TIM barrel-domain containing protein; its protein translation is MLKSLSIFIVALFMAMAVSSATPRRQLIDDNWQFKLLSPDSTAGNADAWTNVDLPHDWSITRDFKADYPSGNDGGYVITGRGLYRKNLNIPAADAGKRHYLYLEGAYMDAKVTVNGDSVGRRPYGYSSVIYEITPQLHPGDNLIEVDVDNSRQKNCRWFSGSGIYRHVWLFTTPEVNIKPWSLYVTTPKVSAASANANVTFDIDNASDKACTITPSITITDSEGKVVATRTGKPVTASARQVTPCTMELTIDNPALWSPDTPALYNLTVSLAADGNVIDSVDEHFGVRTFEYSADKGLTLNGKPIVLNGGCAHHDNGVLGANSYDAAEARKVSLMKQAGFNAVRTSHNPPSPAFLDECDRQGLIVIDESFDGWRDSKTPYDYSRDIDQWWDKDIESMVLRDRNHPSIFCWSIGNEVIERKRIEVVTTAHKLASLCRKLDPTRPVTSALAAWDSDWEIYDPLAAEHDIVGYNYMIHKAESDHQRVPERVMWQTESYPRDAFANWCKVNDNPYIIGDFVWTAIDYLGESGIGRFYYKGESEGEHYHRNQWPWHGAYCGDIDLTGWRKPISHYREMLYNPDKKLYMAVREPDGYYGEIKETQWSAYPTWESWNWPGHEGKQIDVEIVSHYPRVRLYLDDKLIGERNVSRDTGFKAVFHIPYTPGKLRATGIDTNGNEVEEVTLATAGKPAAIRLTPDRTNLSADNQDLAYIVIEVVDKDGNVVPIADNMIEVSVTGNGSLIATGSADLKDASSYKSPKRKAWKGRAIAVAKSSHNKGTIKVKATSPGLKSHTVTLKSVK